One Fuerstiella marisgermanici DNA window includes the following coding sequences:
- the bioA gene encoding adenosylmethionine--8-amino-7-oxononanoate transaminase yields the protein MSQPTADQLREWDNAHVWHPFAPMSAYVEECAPIITSADGFDLIDTDGRRYLDGISSLWCNVHGHRVPDVDTAIRTQLDRVAHSTLLGLSSDVSIQLAKMLVDRTPENLTKVFYSDSGSTAVEVALKLAYQYHHQKKNPEPQRDTFLCVGHAYHGDTIGSVSVGSIDLFHRVYKHMLFPTVSVPSPTATRVMDGHTKESWLQHCFDQVEVAIKANSDRAAGFVIEPIVQGAAGILVHPPGYLRHVRDICTQYNIPLIADEVAVGFGRTGTMFACEQEGVQPDFMCLAKGISGGYLPLAATMTTEEIFAAFLGAPSESRTFFHGHTYTGNSLACAAAIASLELFEANDLLTHIAHNEALMREKLSTLADHPHVGEVRQKGIMVGIELVQDRTTMEPLSAERRVGHQVTLAGRKRGIMIRPLGDVVILMPAPGMPSELVSRLCDETIASINEVTSSHA from the coding sequence GTGTCACAACCTACCGCCGATCAGCTTCGCGAATGGGACAACGCCCACGTCTGGCACCCGTTCGCTCCGATGAGTGCCTACGTCGAAGAATGTGCTCCGATCATTACGTCGGCCGACGGGTTCGACCTCATTGATACTGATGGTCGCCGTTACCTGGACGGCATCTCATCCCTGTGGTGCAACGTTCATGGACACCGAGTGCCCGACGTCGACACGGCCATTCGTACGCAGCTTGATCGAGTCGCCCATTCGACGCTGTTGGGACTGTCCAGCGATGTGTCCATTCAATTGGCAAAGATGCTCGTCGATCGCACGCCGGAAAACCTGACAAAGGTCTTCTATTCCGACAGCGGTTCCACGGCTGTCGAAGTCGCGCTGAAGCTGGCTTACCAGTATCACCATCAAAAGAAGAACCCGGAACCTCAGCGAGATACCTTTCTGTGCGTGGGGCACGCCTACCACGGCGACACCATTGGATCGGTCAGTGTGGGCAGCATTGATTTGTTTCATCGAGTCTACAAGCACATGCTGTTTCCGACCGTCAGCGTGCCTTCGCCCACGGCGACTCGAGTCATGGACGGTCACACCAAAGAAAGCTGGTTGCAACATTGCTTTGATCAGGTGGAAGTCGCGATCAAAGCCAATAGCGATCGAGCGGCCGGGTTTGTGATCGAACCAATCGTGCAGGGAGCCGCCGGCATTCTGGTCCACCCGCCCGGCTACCTGCGCCACGTTCGTGATATTTGTACGCAATACAATATCCCGTTGATTGCCGATGAAGTCGCTGTCGGGTTCGGCCGCACGGGGACCATGTTTGCGTGCGAACAAGAAGGCGTGCAACCCGATTTTATGTGCCTGGCCAAAGGCATTTCGGGCGGCTATCTGCCTCTGGCAGCAACCATGACAACGGAAGAAATCTTTGCGGCCTTCCTTGGGGCACCATCTGAAAGCCGCACCTTTTTTCACGGCCACACCTACACCGGCAATTCACTCGCCTGCGCCGCCGCGATTGCTTCGCTGGAGTTATTCGAAGCCAACGACCTTTTGACTCACATCGCGCATAACGAAGCCTTGATGCGAGAAAAGCTGTCAACGCTGGCCGACCATCCCCACGTTGGCGAAGTGCGTCAGAAGGGAATCATGGTTGGCATCGAACTGGTGCAGGATCGGACCACAATGGAACCGCTTTCTGCAGAACGGCGCGTGGGCCATCAAGTGACTCTGGCAGGTCGAAAGCGAGGCATCATGATTCGCCCACTCGGCGATGTCGTGATTCTCATGCCCGCGCCCGGGATGCCTTCCGAACTGGTTTCGCGACTGTGCGATGAAACGATCGCGAGTATCAACGAAGTCACGTCATCGCATGCGTGA
- a CDS encoding response regulator: MGAFRPRLVVSGDSDETERQFRSLMGDDVEVVRPGAGQGDADGMLFTGGLAKRTHDLELCARGFLDSVPDALVLIDSQNKVVWHNEVFRTMADSEQPLIGLSFLEALGNPELISPAVLPLNMDPGPGQVLKAILKMAEKSFVAIRASRSALAVGDAESRNFTTIVVRDVSEEILENQKREALYLAGIELGDLSPEEITEMPHEDRTELLKEKILEYSQDILGFETIEIRVLNPVTNELVPLLEVGMQDEAVQRKLYAVAEDNGVTGYVAATRKSHLCRDTKADPLYITGAADARSSLTVPLIMHDEVLGTFNVESPGTQSYDQKDLEFLEVFGIVVAMALNQLHLLVAQKVTAATASSNRLRSEVALPTDDILSSATAILEKYIGHDPDVCEQLQQIVDNTRKIRGQIERVSEEVETTDAGFHPPISRLREERPQLKGKRILVVDSDASVLTSAHDLLDRHSCSVETVRSGKAACQMARSHHYDAVLCDIRLPDMTGYECFCQLQEIDDHLPVILMTGFGYDAGHSIVKCRQRGLKAVLYKPFRREQLLTEVEKAVTPPPPHE; the protein is encoded by the coding sequence GTGGGTGCCTTTCGACCGCGGTTGGTTGTGTCCGGAGACTCGGACGAAACAGAACGCCAGTTTCGCAGCCTCATGGGTGACGACGTTGAAGTGGTCCGTCCAGGGGCCGGTCAGGGTGACGCCGACGGCATGCTGTTTACCGGCGGGCTGGCCAAGCGAACTCATGATCTGGAATTGTGCGCTCGCGGATTTCTGGACAGCGTTCCGGATGCTCTTGTGCTGATTGATTCGCAGAATAAGGTAGTCTGGCACAACGAAGTCTTTCGAACGATGGCCGACAGCGAACAGCCGCTGATCGGTCTTTCTTTTTTAGAAGCGCTCGGGAACCCGGAACTCATCAGCCCCGCGGTGTTGCCGCTGAACATGGATCCCGGTCCGGGACAGGTGTTAAAAGCCATTTTAAAGATGGCCGAAAAGTCGTTTGTGGCCATTCGAGCATCTCGATCAGCTCTGGCCGTTGGCGACGCAGAATCACGCAACTTCACCACGATCGTGGTCCGCGACGTCAGCGAAGAGATTCTGGAAAACCAAAAGCGCGAAGCGCTGTATCTTGCGGGCATCGAACTGGGCGACCTGTCTCCGGAAGAAATCACGGAGATGCCTCACGAAGACCGGACCGAACTACTGAAGGAAAAAATCCTTGAGTATTCGCAGGATATTCTGGGCTTCGAAACTATCGAAATCCGAGTGCTGAATCCGGTGACGAACGAACTGGTGCCGCTGCTGGAAGTTGGCATGCAGGACGAAGCCGTTCAACGTAAGTTGTATGCCGTCGCAGAAGATAATGGCGTCACCGGCTATGTGGCGGCCACGCGAAAAAGCCATCTGTGCCGCGATACGAAGGCCGATCCGCTTTACATCACCGGCGCCGCAGACGCTCGCAGTTCGCTGACCGTGCCACTGATCATGCACGATGAAGTGCTGGGCACGTTTAATGTCGAAAGCCCTGGCACTCAAAGTTACGACCAAAAGGATTTGGAATTTTTGGAAGTGTTCGGCATCGTCGTCGCCATGGCGCTTAATCAGCTGCATCTGCTGGTGGCTCAAAAAGTCACGGCCGCGACTGCCAGTTCCAATCGCCTTCGCAGCGAAGTGGCTTTGCCCACAGACGACATCCTTTCCAGCGCCACGGCGATTTTGGAAAAGTACATTGGCCACGATCCGGACGTGTGCGAACAGCTGCAGCAAATCGTCGACAACACGCGAAAGATTCGAGGCCAGATTGAACGTGTGTCGGAAGAAGTGGAAACAACAGACGCTGGTTTCCATCCGCCCATAAGTCGTCTACGTGAAGAACGCCCGCAGCTAAAAGGCAAACGGATTCTGGTGGTGGACAGCGATGCGTCTGTGTTGACGTCGGCTCACGATTTACTCGACCGCCATAGTTGCTCAGTCGAAACAGTGCGGTCCGGCAAAGCGGCCTGCCAGATGGCTCGCAGTCATCACTACGACGCGGTGTTGTGCGATATTCGTCTACCGGATATGACGGGGTACGAATGCTTTTGTCAGTTGCAGGAAATTGACGACCACCTGCCCGTGATTCTAATGACCGGTTTCGGCTATGATGCGGGGCATTCCATCGTCAAGTGTCGCCAGCGTGGGTTGAAGGCCGTTCTGTACAAGCCGTTCCGTCGCGAACAGCTTTTAACAGAAGTCGAAAAAGCCGTCACACCCCCACCACCGCACGAATAG
- a CDS encoding c-type cytochrome: MIRSSSYVCIFAAMVALLFSSSVDAQEAAKTKADNQAAAKSKASGKAKAKSPEASWIWLNEGDQPAKKVYFRREVNSGGVAAARLYGTCDDVMKIFIDGKEVIRHDSWQTPVSVDISKYLDLDDPQKEHVIAVEGENGTGAAGLLLKIDFDSGWRDSWSTVTDSGWQASTTPQKGWKTINFKPNEAWQKPVIVAALGEGPWAAAINTKTLAAAAALKKPTATSVEDMKVAKGFNVELLYSVPKDEQGSWVNMCVDPKGRLIASDQYGALYRITPPGILDAKELAVEKINVDIGEAQGLLWAFDSLYVSVNKGQKYECGLYRVRDTDGDDQLDSVETLRVLSGRGEHGPHAVLPHPDGESLVIVCGNLTQLTDYSSSRVPSWDEDLLLPRPQGKFMRGTRAPGGVIYKVDQDGKNWEILASGFRNQYDAAFDPNGELFTYDADMEWDINTPWYRPTRICHVVSGAEFGWRSGGGKWPTYYEDSVPPVVNVGPGSPTGVCFGTGANFPAKYQHALFACDWSYGKMYAVHMEPNGGTFTGKLEEFITGTPLPLTDVVINPHDGAMYFTIGGRKVQSGLYRVTHPDGAPEPASVQYEEKLVAKNRSKLASKVKANRDAAQAVFTDEEIEMARRELDESVAVLRTALGDFHTLSADQQTRRKLEKLHTGDGGKFEDLKPYLGSDDRSIRYAARIALEHAPVEEWQDAALNASDTQTKLTALLALARSYERLSKGEPPNIDTPIPNWQNALTSSKRSRLTERVLESVSHLDIDSMTPDQKLQVLRVLAVTFLRIAPPTYEYRIGVIGYLQASKPAETQQLSSEGAKMAVYLQAPFAEKEIVAMLEAAPTQEQQIDYAATLRHLTNGWTPDLQERYFKWFTRAAGYEGGDSFQLFVNNIKADAVANLSEDDKARLQPILDAKPDADQPVFTAEPRSFVKEWTMEELVPLLETGLKNRDFENGRQMFGAAKCFACHRFDNQGGSVGPDLTSLSGRFSSRDILESVLEPSKQISDQYGSVQIVTIDGKVVTGRIINLAGDAFRVQTDMLKPGKLTSVDRKQIEEMFESKLSMMPKGLLNTLQKDEVLDLMAYLLSRGDRKHEMFSN; encoded by the coding sequence GTGATTCGGTCCTCATCATACGTTTGTATTTTCGCCGCCATGGTTGCTCTGCTGTTTTCGAGCAGCGTCGATGCTCAGGAAGCCGCCAAAACGAAAGCCGACAACCAAGCTGCTGCCAAATCGAAGGCTTCTGGTAAGGCGAAGGCCAAGTCACCGGAAGCCAGTTGGATCTGGCTAAACGAAGGCGACCAGCCCGCGAAGAAAGTTTACTTCCGCAGAGAAGTGAACAGCGGTGGAGTCGCTGCGGCTCGACTGTATGGCACCTGCGACGATGTGATGAAGATCTTCATCGACGGCAAAGAAGTCATCAGACACGACTCGTGGCAGACACCAGTCTCGGTCGACATTTCGAAGTACCTGGATCTCGACGATCCTCAAAAAGAACACGTCATCGCTGTCGAAGGCGAAAACGGCACGGGTGCCGCCGGGCTGTTGCTGAAAATCGACTTCGACTCCGGCTGGCGTGATTCCTGGAGTACCGTGACAGACTCGGGTTGGCAAGCGTCCACCACGCCGCAAAAGGGCTGGAAGACGATCAACTTTAAGCCGAACGAAGCATGGCAAAAGCCAGTCATCGTGGCCGCGTTGGGTGAAGGTCCGTGGGCCGCAGCCATCAATACGAAAACTCTGGCAGCCGCTGCTGCGTTGAAGAAGCCCACGGCGACGTCGGTCGAAGACATGAAGGTGGCGAAAGGATTTAACGTTGAGTTGCTGTATTCCGTACCGAAAGATGAACAGGGCTCATGGGTTAATATGTGCGTCGATCCGAAGGGACGCCTGATTGCATCAGACCAGTACGGCGCCCTGTATCGCATCACGCCGCCGGGAATCCTCGACGCTAAAGAGCTTGCGGTCGAAAAGATCAACGTCGACATCGGTGAGGCTCAAGGGCTGCTGTGGGCATTCGACAGCCTGTACGTGAGTGTCAACAAAGGCCAAAAGTACGAGTGCGGGCTGTATCGAGTTCGTGACACCGACGGTGACGATCAACTGGACAGCGTCGAAACACTGCGCGTGCTAAGTGGCCGTGGCGAACACGGCCCGCACGCCGTGCTGCCACACCCCGACGGCGAATCGCTGGTCATCGTCTGCGGCAACCTGACTCAGTTGACGGACTACAGCAGTTCCCGAGTTCCTTCTTGGGACGAAGATCTGCTGCTGCCGCGCCCGCAGGGCAAATTTATGCGAGGCACGCGAGCTCCGGGCGGAGTGATCTATAAGGTTGATCAGGACGGTAAGAACTGGGAAATTCTTGCGAGCGGTTTCCGCAACCAGTACGACGCCGCCTTCGACCCAAACGGCGAACTGTTCACGTACGACGCGGATATGGAATGGGATATCAACACGCCCTGGTACCGCCCGACTCGAATCTGCCACGTCGTCAGTGGAGCTGAATTTGGTTGGCGCAGCGGTGGCGGCAAATGGCCCACGTATTACGAAGACAGTGTGCCGCCGGTTGTGAACGTCGGTCCCGGTTCACCGACCGGCGTCTGCTTTGGCACAGGAGCTAACTTCCCGGCGAAGTATCAGCACGCATTGTTTGCGTGTGACTGGAGCTACGGCAAGATGTACGCCGTTCATATGGAACCCAACGGCGGCACGTTCACCGGTAAGCTTGAAGAATTCATCACCGGCACGCCGCTGCCGCTGACGGATGTGGTGATCAATCCGCACGACGGAGCCATGTACTTCACGATCGGTGGCCGAAAGGTGCAGTCGGGGCTGTATCGAGTGACGCATCCAGATGGTGCTCCTGAACCTGCATCTGTGCAATACGAGGAGAAACTCGTAGCCAAAAACAGGAGCAAACTTGCAAGCAAGGTTAAGGCTAATCGAGATGCCGCGCAAGCGGTGTTTACCGATGAGGAAATCGAAATGGCCCGCCGCGAATTAGACGAGTCGGTTGCGGTACTGCGCACGGCACTCGGGGATTTCCACACGCTGTCAGCCGACCAACAAACGCGTCGTAAACTCGAAAAACTTCACACCGGCGACGGCGGCAAGTTCGAAGACCTGAAACCCTATCTTGGTTCCGACGATCGCTCCATCCGCTACGCAGCTCGCATCGCTTTGGAACACGCGCCCGTCGAAGAATGGCAGGACGCGGCATTGAACGCGTCGGATACGCAAACGAAGCTCACGGCGCTGCTGGCGCTGGCTCGCAGTTACGAACGGCTAAGCAAAGGCGAGCCGCCGAACATTGACACGCCGATTCCGAATTGGCAAAACGCACTGACTAGTTCCAAAAGGTCACGACTCACGGAACGAGTCTTAGAATCCGTGTCGCATCTTGACATCGACAGCATGACGCCCGATCAGAAGCTGCAGGTGTTGCGAGTTCTCGCTGTGACCTTCTTGCGAATCGCGCCACCGACCTACGAATATCGCATCGGAGTAATCGGCTATCTTCAGGCTTCGAAGCCTGCGGAAACTCAACAGCTAAGTTCCGAAGGGGCAAAGATGGCGGTCTACCTTCAGGCCCCTTTTGCCGAGAAAGAAATCGTCGCGATGCTGGAAGCCGCTCCAACACAGGAACAGCAGATAGACTACGCAGCGACGCTGCGGCATCTCACGAATGGCTGGACGCCGGATCTGCAGGAGCGCTACTTCAAGTGGTTCACACGAGCGGCGGGATATGAAGGCGGCGACAGCTTTCAGTTGTTTGTGAACAACATCAAGGCCGACGCCGTGGCCAACCTTTCTGAGGACGACAAAGCTCGGCTGCAGCCTATTCTCGACGCCAAGCCGGACGCTGATCAGCCCGTCTTTACCGCCGAACCGCGTTCGTTTGTGAAGGAATGGACAATGGAAGAACTCGTTCCGCTGCTGGAGACCGGTTTGAAGAATCGCGACTTCGAAAATGGCCGACAGATGTTTGGAGCGGCCAAGTGCTTCGCCTGTCACCGCTTCGACAATCAAGGTGGCTCTGTTGGCCCGGACCTCACGTCACTGTCAGGTCGTTTCAGCAGTCGCGACATCCTGGAATCGGTGCTGGAACCAAGCAAGCAAATCAGCGATCAGTACGGCAGCGTTCAGATCGTCACGATTGATGGCAAGGTCGTAACCGGACGCATCATCAATCTGGCTGGCGATGCCTTCCGCGTTCAGACCGACATGTTGAAGCCAGGCAAGCTGACGAGTGTCGACCGCAAGCAGATTGAAGAGATGTTCGAATCGAAACTCAGCATGATGCCCAAGGGACTGTTGAACACGCTGCAAAAAGACGAGGTGCTGGACCTGATGGCGTACCTGCTAAGCCGAGGCGACCGGAAGCACGAGATGTTTTCGAATTGA
- a CDS encoding DUF1553 domain-containing protein, producing the protein MRFDFRFLVSICLLAPLAAANAFADEAPVAAWTFDSAEERSAFELHGDVQFDVAGPRPTEFPVFSAKNKAVRLDGKGTYLAIADEGTHSRFDFANGDAITLEAWVLCDAVKSTATRYLVSKGRTNSAGFARDNQNWSLRVVGHGEFAAISFLFANPPGPGTAHWHRWDSKAEFSVMNGWHHVAVSYQFGEPESIRGWIDGVPTDGIWSIGGATSEPPVEDDDAVWIGSSLGGNPGSCFRGALDDIQIHRRALTDKQVAARFNRVGGPRIVVAMEPEMPEVGDIPAGKVMVTMAESLAAHDRWPNQHEGWPEETVSWLGDSFLLPRIPLRYDDWGIRTGWKSPVLLRMSADVDLAAGEHQLLLRARALGRLWIDGKLIASTEPITKDPPNGEERILPLPVPLQPGMRLPSYRQQEVTGEVSVKPGAKQLSRVVLELVVGGKSLRAETGEVSISILSTDAKPPADSTTWALLTPRAADRVPFTDAAIKPKLNAIEDAIAELDDHTRRTAASSQDEFWNKRHEYARTWVDKHPAAEVPVTKQPATHPIDAFLQADMERALEASPAGDLAAARHFHDKVLPILRDNCFRCHDGQAKGGLTISNRDALLAGGDSGSSAIVPGKPAESEVLARVRETDIDIRMPPTGGALPTEEITTLENWIKSGAEWPAAPVSAADVALSPIIDDAKFLRRIFLDTIGIPPSASDAKAFLADKQADKEHAKNKRERLIDQLLADERCADNEVSQWLDMLGENPTLLNKSQGSTGPFRFFLHDALRDNKPLDRMVTELIMMRGGREEGGSAGFSMAAENDAPFAGKAHIVASAFLGVELQCARCHDAPFHDVTQQDLFSLAAMLQRKPATVPGTSRVPAAFFDSMQRPSMIQVTLKAGEPVPPAWPFETVSGIADGATVDQLMQTPDDSRERLATLLTAADNQRFPKVMVNRIWKRLMGVGLVEPIHDWEGRSASNPDLLDWLASELVSHNFDRQHIVRLIVTSDAYQREATGQNSLAASEQRFFNAPNRRRLSAEQVVDSLYAVTSVPMDIGELTFVYDGRRALSNRQTLGHPSRAWMLARLNNERDRPSLALPRAIVVTDVLEAFGWTGSRQMPISDRNTDPNVLQPGALANGVLSNTLSRAAHGSPLAQLAVDTKSPQELVDSLFLSILTRHPNDGERRAFTEVLTEGFEDRLVPPSQIAVVEPPEPLPLVTWFNHVRPNANTIQQQLERRVRRGPPVDPRLKTKWREVYEDVVWSLINHREFVWIP; encoded by the coding sequence ATGAGATTCGATTTTCGCTTTCTGGTGTCCATATGCCTGCTGGCACCACTCGCCGCCGCCAACGCGTTTGCAGACGAAGCACCGGTTGCCGCATGGACGTTTGATTCTGCTGAAGAGCGTTCTGCATTTGAACTCCATGGGGACGTGCAGTTTGACGTCGCTGGGCCTCGGCCGACGGAGTTCCCGGTTTTTTCAGCGAAGAACAAAGCGGTTCGACTCGACGGCAAAGGCACTTATCTGGCGATCGCGGACGAAGGAACGCACAGTCGGTTCGATTTTGCCAACGGCGATGCAATCACTTTAGAAGCGTGGGTTTTGTGCGACGCGGTGAAGAGCACAGCCACTCGCTATCTCGTTTCCAAAGGGCGTACCAATTCTGCGGGCTTTGCTCGCGATAATCAGAACTGGTCGCTGCGAGTTGTGGGGCATGGTGAGTTTGCGGCCATTAGTTTTCTGTTCGCCAATCCGCCGGGGCCCGGCACGGCGCACTGGCATCGTTGGGATTCGAAAGCGGAATTCTCCGTCATGAATGGTTGGCACCATGTCGCGGTGTCCTACCAATTCGGTGAACCGGAAAGCATCCGAGGCTGGATCGATGGCGTTCCGACAGACGGTATCTGGTCGATCGGCGGAGCGACTTCTGAGCCGCCCGTTGAGGACGACGATGCCGTGTGGATCGGCTCATCGCTCGGTGGAAATCCGGGAAGTTGCTTTCGAGGGGCTCTCGACGACATACAAATTCATCGCCGCGCACTGACCGACAAGCAAGTGGCAGCTCGTTTTAATCGCGTCGGTGGGCCGCGTATTGTCGTGGCGATGGAACCGGAAATGCCCGAGGTGGGGGACATTCCGGCAGGCAAAGTGATGGTCACCATGGCGGAATCGTTGGCCGCTCATGATCGTTGGCCCAATCAGCATGAAGGCTGGCCGGAGGAAACGGTTTCGTGGCTGGGAGATTCGTTTCTGCTGCCGCGCATTCCACTGCGTTACGACGACTGGGGAATTCGAACCGGCTGGAAGTCGCCCGTGCTTCTGCGGATGTCGGCGGATGTCGACCTGGCCGCCGGTGAACATCAGTTGCTTTTGCGAGCTCGAGCGCTGGGGCGATTGTGGATTGATGGAAAGCTGATCGCCAGTACGGAGCCCATCACGAAGGATCCTCCCAACGGCGAAGAACGAATTCTGCCGCTCCCGGTTCCCCTGCAGCCAGGAATGCGACTGCCCAGCTATCGGCAGCAGGAAGTGACGGGCGAAGTCAGCGTCAAACCAGGAGCGAAACAGCTATCGCGCGTCGTGTTGGAACTGGTCGTTGGCGGGAAATCGCTGCGGGCCGAAACTGGGGAAGTCAGCATTTCGATCCTGTCCACGGATGCCAAACCGCCGGCCGATTCAACAACGTGGGCCCTTTTGACGCCGCGTGCTGCCGATCGTGTTCCATTCACGGATGCTGCGATCAAGCCGAAGCTCAACGCCATTGAAGATGCGATTGCTGAACTTGACGACCACACGCGCCGCACGGCCGCGAGTTCTCAGGACGAATTCTGGAACAAGCGACACGAATACGCGCGAACGTGGGTCGATAAACATCCGGCTGCGGAAGTCCCCGTCACAAAACAGCCAGCGACTCATCCGATCGACGCGTTTCTGCAGGCTGATATGGAACGAGCGCTGGAAGCCAGTCCCGCTGGCGACCTCGCCGCAGCGCGTCACTTTCACGACAAGGTCTTGCCGATTTTGCGAGACAACTGTTTCCGCTGCCACGACGGCCAGGCGAAAGGCGGACTGACGATCAGTAACCGCGACGCTCTGCTGGCAGGCGGTGATTCGGGAAGTTCTGCCATTGTTCCTGGCAAGCCCGCTGAAAGTGAAGTGCTGGCCCGCGTTCGGGAAACGGATATCGATATTCGCATGCCGCCCACCGGCGGCGCGTTGCCGACGGAGGAAATCACGACGCTCGAAAACTGGATCAAGTCAGGAGCCGAATGGCCAGCGGCGCCAGTCTCCGCAGCGGATGTTGCGTTGTCGCCGATCATCGACGATGCGAAGTTTCTGCGACGCATCTTTCTGGACACCATTGGCATTCCTCCTTCGGCCAGCGATGCGAAAGCCTTCCTTGCTGACAAGCAGGCCGACAAGGAACACGCAAAGAACAAACGTGAACGCCTGATCGATCAATTGCTGGCTGACGAACGTTGTGCCGACAACGAAGTGTCGCAGTGGTTGGACATGCTCGGCGAAAACCCAACGCTGCTGAACAAGTCGCAGGGAAGCACGGGGCCGTTCCGCTTCTTCCTGCACGACGCACTGCGAGACAACAAGCCGCTGGACCGCATGGTCACCGAACTGATCATGATGCGTGGCGGTCGGGAAGAAGGCGGCAGCGCCGGTTTTTCGATGGCTGCTGAAAACGACGCTCCGTTTGCCGGGAAGGCGCACATTGTGGCGTCCGCATTTCTTGGCGTCGAATTGCAGTGTGCTCGCTGCCATGATGCTCCATTTCATGACGTCACTCAACAGGATTTGTTTTCGCTGGCGGCCATGTTGCAGCGAAAGCCAGCAACGGTTCCGGGAACAAGCCGAGTCCCCGCCGCATTCTTTGACAGCATGCAGCGACCGTCAATGATTCAGGTCACGCTTAAAGCGGGCGAACCGGTGCCTCCCGCGTGGCCATTCGAAACCGTTTCCGGAATTGCGGATGGCGCGACCGTCGATCAGCTGATGCAAACTCCGGACGACAGTCGCGAACGCCTCGCGACGCTGCTGACCGCGGCTGACAATCAGCGGTTCCCGAAGGTGATGGTCAACCGCATTTGGAAGAGGTTAATGGGCGTCGGCCTGGTCGAACCGATTCACGATTGGGAAGGCCGTTCGGCCAGCAATCCTGACCTACTAGACTGGCTGGCAAGTGAACTGGTTTCTCACAATTTTGACCGGCAACACATTGTCCGTTTGATTGTGACGTCCGACGCGTACCAGCGCGAAGCGACAGGGCAGAATTCACTGGCGGCCTCCGAACAGCGATTCTTCAACGCGCCGAACCGTCGTCGGCTGTCGGCCGAACAGGTGGTGGATTCGTTGTACGCGGTCACGTCCGTTCCCATGGACATCGGGGAACTCACCTTCGTCTACGATGGTCGTCGGGCGTTAAGCAACCGTCAAACGCTCGGACATCCTTCCCGCGCGTGGATGCTGGCTCGACTGAATAACGAACGAGACCGTCCAAGTCTGGCGTTACCGCGAGCGATCGTGGTGACGGACGTGCTGGAAGCGTTCGGCTGGACGGGGTCGCGGCAGATGCCGATTTCCGATCGCAACACCGACCCCAACGTGCTGCAACCGGGAGCGTTGGCCAACGGAGTTCTTTCCAATACTCTGTCGCGAGCCGCTCATGGAAGCCCGCTCGCGCAGCTTGCCGTCGACACGAAATCGCCGCAGGAATTGGTGGATTCGCTGTTTCTGAGCATTCTGACACGACATCCAAACGATGGAGAACGACGCGCATTTACCGAAGTCCTGACAGAAGGCTTCGAAGATCGTCTCGTGCCGCCATCGCAGATTGCAGTGGTCGAACCACCGGAACCGTTGCCGCTGGTGACATGGTTCAATCATGTGCGACCGAACGCGAACACGATTCAGCAGCAACTGGAACGCCGAGTTCGCCGTGGGCCGCCCGTCGATCCTCGCCTGAAAACAAAGTGGCGCGAAGTGTACGAAGATGTCGTCTGGAGTCTGATCAATCACCGCGAATTTGTCTGGATACCATGA